The sequence CGTGCTGGGCCGCCTGCCGGGCTTTCTCGCGCAGAACCTCTGCAGCTTCGTCCTGCCGGCGAGCGTGATCGTCCTCGCCATGACGGACGACATCGGCGATGCCTGCAATCCCGCCGAACTCCTGCGGGTGATCCAGGCGATCGGCTGGCCCTACCTCGGCCTCTATGGCCTGCTCTTCCTGCTCGACATGTCGCGCAGCTTTGCCCTGATGCACGCCGGGCAGGTGCCGGCCTGGCTGCTGTGGCCGACGGTGAACTTCGTCGCCATGTACTTCACGCTGACCATGTTCGCCCTGCTCGGCTACGTGATGTACCAGTACCACGAGGGCTTGGGCCACGAGGTCGACATTGCCTTCGCAGACTCCACCGCCAGCGCTGCCCGCCAGACGCGCCCCGGCGTGCCGCGCGACGAGGCGGCCGAAACCGTCGCGCTCATGCTCGCGGAAGGTCGGGTGGATGAAGCCCTGGGCTACGCCTACGAAGAGCAGCGGCAGTACCCCGACAAGGCCGCGGCGCAGGAGCGCTATCTCAAGCTGCTGTTCCTTTCCGGCAAGGCGGAGCGCGCGCTGGCCCAGGGCCACAAGATGATCACGCGCTACCTCTCGCACGGGCGCGACGATGCCGCGCTCGAGACCTATCGTCGCTGTGTGTCCGCCAATGCCGACTTCCAGCCGGAGCTCCCCGCGTCCGTCCTGCGCCTGGCCCAGGCGGCCCTGAAGGCCAATGACACCCGGTTGGCGCTTGGACTGGTGAAGGGCTTCGACAAACGCAACCCCGGCCATGCCGATATCCCCGGGGTCTACTTCTTCACCGCGCAGGTCCTGTGCGAGCGCTTGCGCGACGACGCCAAGGCGCGCCGCATCCTGGAAGTGCTGCTGCAGCGCTATCCCGAGCACCCCTTGCAGGCAGACGCCCGCCGCTACCTGACGACGCTCGACCGGCTCGCGGCCCAGCAGTGAGTCTCAGGCCGGGTCGCGGCTGAACGGACCGACGCGTTGGGGCACAAACTCGCTCAGCACGTCGACCAGCGTATCGCCACGCAGGCTGCGGTGCGCCACCGCACAGGCCTGGGCGTCGCCGT is a genomic window of Niveibacterium sp. SC-1 containing:
- the bamD gene encoding outer membrane protein assembly factor BamD, which codes for MTASLVPFWQRLPSFFAYPLQFTPLAYMSLLAAACLLVPILPLPAPLDLLVVLFGIWLAFLRFAYGTLEQSARGRLQADGHDLFVNRDARKYLPYKQFGVLVVMALFVGAAHVLGRLPGFLAQNLCSFVLPASVIVLAMTDDIGDACNPAELLRVIQAIGWPYLGLYGLLFLLDMSRSFALMHAGQVPAWLLWPTVNFVAMYFTLTMFALLGYVMYQYHEGLGHEVDIAFADSTASAARQTRPGVPRDEAAETVALMLAEGRVDEALGYAYEEQRQYPDKAAAQERYLKLLFLSGKAERALAQGHKMITRYLSHGRDDAALETYRRCVSANADFQPELPASVLRLAQAALKANDTRLALGLVKGFDKRNPGHADIPGVYFFTAQVLCERLRDDAKARRILEVLLQRYPEHPLQADARRYLTTLDRLAAQQ